The following proteins come from a genomic window of Streptomyces sp. NBC_00539:
- a CDS encoding MmcQ/YjbR family DNA-binding protein — MTPGELRAFCLGFNAAVEEFPFTPETSVFKVLGKVFALTALDAEPLKVNLKCEPEAAVRLRAEHEAIVPGWHMNKRHWNTVTVGGLPDELVRELVEDSYDLVVAGLPRAERLRLDRP, encoded by the coding sequence GTGACGCCGGGGGAGCTGCGCGCGTTCTGCCTCGGGTTCAACGCGGCGGTGGAGGAGTTCCCGTTCACGCCCGAGACGTCGGTGTTCAAGGTGCTGGGGAAGGTGTTCGCGCTGACGGCGCTGGACGCCGAACCGTTGAAGGTCAACCTCAAGTGCGAGCCGGAGGCGGCGGTACGGCTGCGGGCGGAGCACGAGGCGATCGTGCCGGGCTGGCACATGAACAAGCGGCACTGGAACACCGTGACGGTCGGCGGGCTGCCGGACGAACTGGTGCGGGAGCTGGTGGAGGACTCGTACGACCTGGTCGTCGCCGGGCTGCCGAGGGCGGAGCGGCTGCGGCTGGACCGGCCCTGA
- a CDS encoding cytidine deaminase: MLSPMSENTGIDPEDSKIITLARSARARNGVPEGAAVRDETGRTYVAGTVELDSLRLSALQTAVAMAVASGARSLEAAAVVSAADAPADADRAAVRDLGGPDTPVLLAAPDGTLKSTTPAG; this comes from the coding sequence ATGCTTTCGCCCATGAGCGAGAACACCGGGATCGACCCCGAGGACAGCAAGATCATCACGCTGGCGCGCAGCGCCCGGGCCCGTAACGGGGTGCCGGAAGGGGCGGCGGTGCGCGACGAGACGGGCCGCACGTACGTGGCCGGGACCGTGGAGCTGGACTCCCTCAGGCTCAGCGCCCTCCAGACGGCGGTCGCGATGGCGGTGGCGAGCGGGGCCCGGTCGCTGGAGGCGGCCGCCGTGGTGAGCGCGGCCGACGCCCCGGCCGACGCCGACCGGGCGGCGGTCCGCGACCTCGGCGGCCCGGACACCCCGGTGCTCCTGGCCGCCCCGGACGGCACCCTCAAGTCCACCACCCCGGCGGGCTGA
- a CDS encoding MFS transporter, translated as MTQTAPVPAPSADPPFAPRRPGRVHRAWFVAAVAFVTIVGAAAFASLPGLLIEPLHEEFDWSRGTVGFAVSVNLALYGLTAPFAAALMDRFGIRRVVALALLVISGGALATVWMTEAWQLVLLWGVVVGLGSGSMAMAFAATVTNRWFTARRGLVTGILTAAGASGQLLFLPLLSWLVERHGWRPGAVTVSLAAAVVVPFVWLLLRDHPADVGLAPYGGTYAAKPEPVRGAAGRALSVLFKAVRTGPFWLLAGTFAICGATTNGLVRTHFVPAAHDHGMPVTAAAGLLAVVGVFDVVGTIASGWFTDRFQPRRLLAVYYALRGVSLLFLPMLMAPSVHPPMVFFIVFYGLDWVATVPPTIALCREQYGEDSAIVFGWVLASHQVGAALVAFLSGLARDAFGSYDLVWYAAGALCAMAALMAMVIRRRSGAPAAA; from the coding sequence GTGACTCAGACAGCGCCCGTACCCGCCCCCTCCGCCGATCCCCCCTTCGCTCCCCGCCGGCCCGGACGCGTCCACCGCGCCTGGTTCGTCGCGGCCGTCGCCTTCGTGACGATCGTCGGCGCCGCCGCGTTCGCGTCCCTGCCCGGACTGCTCATCGAGCCGCTGCACGAGGAGTTCGACTGGTCGCGCGGCACCGTCGGCTTCGCCGTCTCCGTCAACCTCGCCCTGTACGGGCTCACCGCACCGTTCGCGGCCGCGCTGATGGACCGCTTCGGCATCCGCCGGGTCGTGGCGCTGGCCCTGCTCGTCATATCCGGCGGGGCGCTCGCCACGGTCTGGATGACCGAGGCCTGGCAACTGGTCCTGCTGTGGGGCGTGGTGGTCGGCCTCGGCAGTGGCTCGATGGCCATGGCGTTCGCCGCGACCGTGACCAACCGCTGGTTCACCGCCCGCCGGGGGCTCGTCACCGGGATCCTGACCGCGGCCGGGGCCTCCGGGCAGCTGCTCTTCCTGCCGCTGCTGTCATGGCTGGTGGAACGGCACGGCTGGCGCCCGGGCGCGGTGACGGTGTCGCTGGCCGCGGCGGTCGTGGTGCCGTTCGTATGGCTGCTGCTGCGCGACCACCCCGCCGATGTGGGGCTCGCACCGTACGGGGGGACCTACGCGGCCAAGCCCGAGCCGGTGCGGGGTGCGGCGGGGCGAGCGCTGTCAGTGCTGTTCAAGGCGGTCCGGACCGGCCCCTTCTGGCTCCTGGCCGGCACCTTCGCGATCTGCGGCGCCACGACGAACGGGCTGGTGCGCACCCACTTCGTGCCCGCGGCCCACGACCACGGCATGCCGGTGACGGCGGCGGCCGGGCTGCTCGCGGTGGTCGGCGTGTTCGACGTGGTCGGCACCATCGCCTCCGGCTGGTTCACGGACCGCTTCCAGCCGCGCCGGCTGCTGGCGGTGTACTACGCCCTGCGCGGGGTCTCGCTCCTGTTCCTGCCGATGCTGATGGCGCCGTCCGTGCACCCGCCGATGGTGTTCTTCATCGTCTTCTACGGCCTGGACTGGGTCGCGACCGTGCCGCCCACCATCGCGCTGTGCCGGGAGCAGTACGGGGAGGACAGCGCCATCGTCTTCGGCTGGGTCCTGGCGTCGCACCAGGTCGGCGCGGCCCTGGTGGCCTTCCTGAGCGGCCTGGCCCGCGACGCCTTCGGCTCGTACGACCTGGTCTGGTACGCGGCGGGCGCCCTCTGCGCGATGGCCGCCCTGATGGCGATGGTCATCCGCCGCCGGTCCGGTGCCCCGGCCGCGGCCTGA
- a CDS encoding GlxA family transcriptional regulator, whose product MEPRTHRVVVLALAGLLPFELGIPHRIFGRAKDPAGRPLYEILTCGLSAGQVPTDADFAVHVEHGPELLATADTVVVPASYELGPVYEHGRLTDELAAALAHIRPGTRLVSICTGGYVLAAAGYLDGRRATTHWASATHFQRLFPEVLVDADVLYTDDGDVLTSAGVAAGIDLCLHIVRRDHGAAVANEVARRTVVPPHRDGGQAQFTERPVPEPQLASTTAARAWVLERLHEPVRLSDLARQEAVSVRTFTRRFREEAGVSPGEWIVAQRVERARRLLERTELPMEQVARETGFGTAQSLRKHVRAALGVSPTAYRRTFRADADCDLLPSSDGPSVDVGAAH is encoded by the coding sequence ATGGAGCCCCGCACGCACCGCGTCGTCGTCCTCGCCCTCGCCGGACTGCTGCCCTTCGAGCTCGGCATCCCGCACCGGATCTTCGGCCGCGCCAAGGATCCGGCCGGACGTCCGCTGTACGAGATCCTCACCTGCGGCCTGTCCGCGGGACAGGTGCCCACCGACGCCGACTTCGCGGTCCACGTCGAGCACGGACCGGAGCTGCTCGCCACGGCCGACACGGTCGTGGTGCCGGCCTCGTACGAGCTCGGGCCGGTGTACGAGCACGGCAGGCTCACGGACGAACTCGCCGCCGCGCTGGCCCACATCCGGCCCGGAACCCGGCTCGTCTCCATCTGTACGGGCGGCTACGTCCTGGCCGCCGCCGGGTACCTGGACGGCCGGCGCGCCACGACGCACTGGGCGTCCGCCACGCACTTCCAGCGGCTGTTCCCCGAGGTGCTCGTCGACGCCGACGTGCTCTACACCGACGACGGGGACGTCCTCACCTCCGCCGGGGTCGCCGCCGGCATCGACCTGTGCCTGCACATCGTGCGCCGCGACCACGGCGCGGCCGTCGCCAACGAGGTGGCCCGGCGGACGGTGGTGCCGCCCCACCGGGACGGCGGGCAGGCCCAGTTCACGGAGCGCCCGGTGCCCGAGCCGCAGCTGGCCAGCACCACCGCCGCGCGGGCCTGGGTGCTGGAGCGGCTGCACGAGCCGGTCCGGCTGAGCGACCTGGCCCGGCAGGAGGCCGTGTCGGTACGGACGTTCACGCGCCGGTTCCGCGAGGAGGCCGGGGTGAGCCCCGGCGAGTGGATCGTCGCGCAACGGGTGGAGCGGGCCCGGCGGTTGCTGGAGCGGACGGAGCTGCCGATGGAACAGGTGGCGCGGGAGACGGGGTTCGGTACGGCGCAGTCGCTGCGCAAGCACGTACGGGCCGCCCTGGGGGTCAGCCCGACGGCCTACCGCAGGACGTTCCGGGCCGACGCCGACTGCGACTTGCTGCCATCTTCTGATGGCCCATCAGTCGATGTGGGGGCCGCACATTGA
- a CDS encoding beta-xylosidase: protein MLGGAQQGELTVVGAPRNDPVPAGEELPGVTMTGTFTVTAPGAITLAPGGYTLHTRHLGDLDTVCTPAAPAPVSERLTATPLPRANLRALTLGSAHGKPGAAVEVSGTGFAPGAAVTVAGRAGVAETADRVAATADGAGEVRAELPVRDRATTGVVAYEGTGWSAQRGSGVAAYTVIAAVAVPPGAQEVTAVVEPGALAMTQAGDSVTLGGVPYGDGGAAPGRIGTVTVKDARGGPAGWSLVGKVTDFTGPGGVRIPGASLSWTPSCTAAPGSPSRCLAGSPGVVGAEGAVLASAPDAAVVGGTFTVDAGVELRVPPYTPPGAYTAVLTLTLS from the coding sequence GTGCTCGGGGGCGCGCAGCAGGGCGAGCTCACCGTCGTCGGCGCCCCGCGCAACGACCCCGTACCGGCGGGGGAGGAGCTGCCCGGGGTGACCATGACCGGCACCTTCACCGTCACCGCACCCGGCGCGATCACCCTCGCCCCGGGCGGCTACACCCTGCACACCCGGCACCTGGGCGACCTGGACACCGTCTGCACCCCGGCCGCGCCCGCGCCCGTATCGGAACGCCTGACCGCCACCCCGCTGCCGAGGGCCAACCTGCGCGCCCTGACGCTGGGGTCCGCCCACGGGAAACCCGGTGCGGCGGTCGAAGTCTCCGGCACCGGCTTCGCCCCGGGCGCGGCCGTCACCGTGGCGGGCCGCGCGGGAGTCGCCGAGACCGCCGACCGGGTGGCCGCCACGGCCGACGGGGCGGGCGAGGTCCGGGCGGAGCTGCCCGTCAGGGACAGGGCGACGACGGGCGTGGTGGCGTACGAAGGCACCGGGTGGTCGGCGCAGCGGGGCTCCGGCGTCGCGGCGTACACGGTCATCGCCGCCGTCGCCGTGCCGCCCGGGGCGCAGGAGGTGACGGCGGTGGTGGAGCCGGGCGCGCTGGCGATGACGCAGGCCGGGGATTCCGTCACCCTGGGCGGAGTCCCCTACGGCGACGGGGGCGCGGCGCCCGGCCGGATCGGCACCGTCACCGTCAAGGACGCCCGGGGCGGCCCCGCGGGGTGGTCGCTGGTCGGCAAGGTCACCGACTTCACGGGGCCGGGCGGTGTGCGCATCCCGGGGGCGTCCCTGTCGTGGACGCCGAGCTGCACGGCGGCTCCGGGCAGCCCCAGCCGGTGCTTGGCGGGCAGCCCCGGGGTGGTGGGCGCCGAGGGCGCCGTCCTCGCCTCGGCCCCCGACGCGGCGGTGGTGGGCGGCACGTTCACCGTCGACGCGGGAGTGGAGCTCCGGGTACCGCCGTACACCCCGCCCGGGGCGTACACGGCGGTCCTGACGCTGACCCTGTCGTGA
- the era gene encoding GTPase Era translates to MARMSDRSPEPTAPHRAGFACFVGRPNAGKSTLTNALVGTKVAITSNRPQTTRHTVRGIVHRPDAQLVLVDTPGLHKPRTLLGERLNDVVRTTWAEVDVIGFCLPADQKLGPGDKFIAKELAGIKKTPKIAIVTKTDLVESKQLAEQLLAIHQLGAELGFEWAEIVPVSAVGDSQVQLLADLIAPLLPESPPLYPEGDLTDEPEMVMVAELIREAALEGVRDELPHSIAVVVEEMIPRENRPADRPLLDIHANVYIERPSQKGIIIGPKGSRLKEVGMKSRKHIEALLGTPVFLDLHVKVAKDWQRDPKQLRKLGF, encoded by the coding sequence ATGGCCCGTATGAGCGATCGTTCCCCCGAGCCCACCGCCCCGCACCGCGCGGGCTTCGCCTGCTTCGTCGGCCGCCCCAACGCGGGCAAGTCGACCCTGACCAACGCGCTCGTGGGCACCAAGGTCGCGATCACCTCGAACCGGCCGCAGACCACCCGCCACACCGTTCGCGGCATCGTGCACCGGCCCGACGCCCAGCTGGTGCTGGTCGACACCCCCGGCCTCCACAAGCCGCGCACCCTGCTCGGCGAGCGCCTCAACGACGTCGTCCGGACCACGTGGGCCGAGGTCGACGTCATCGGCTTCTGCCTGCCGGCCGACCAGAAGCTGGGCCCCGGCGACAAGTTCATCGCGAAGGAACTCGCGGGGATCAAGAAGACCCCCAAGATCGCCATCGTGACCAAGACCGACCTGGTCGAATCCAAGCAGCTGGCCGAGCAGCTCCTGGCCATCCACCAGCTGGGCGCGGAGCTCGGCTTCGAGTGGGCCGAGATCGTCCCCGTGTCGGCGGTCGGCGACAGCCAGGTCCAGCTGCTCGCGGACCTCATCGCGCCGCTGCTGCCGGAGAGCCCGCCGCTGTACCCCGAGGGCGACCTCACCGACGAACCCGAGATGGTGATGGTCGCGGAACTCATCCGCGAGGCCGCGCTGGAGGGCGTGCGCGACGAGCTCCCGCACTCGATCGCGGTGGTCGTGGAGGAGATGATCCCCCGGGAGAACCGTCCGGCGGACCGCCCGCTGCTCGACATCCACGCGAACGTCTACATCGAGCGGCCCAGCCAGAAGGGCATCATCATCGGCCCGAAGGGCTCCCGCCTCAAGGAGGTCGGGATGAAGTCGCGCAAGCACATCGAGGCGCTGCTCGGCACGCCCGTCTTCCTCGACCTGCACGTGAAGGTGGCGAAGGACTGGCAGCGGGACCCGAAGCAGCTGCGCAAGCTGGGCTTCTGA
- a CDS encoding class I SAM-dependent methyltransferase yields MPEEPDRTTHAAHTGPAGNTPDPAAEGGEEYWDSRYRESDRVWSGNPNAVLVRETGGLTPGRALDLGCGEGADAVWLARQGWRVTATDISGVALERAEAHAKEAGVGDRVDWQRHDFAVSFPDGEFDLVSACFLHSYGDFPRERILRRAAAAVAPGGILLIAGHAGWPAWHEHPDHRVHFPAPDEVVASLELPQGEWEVLLAAEHERVQTRPDGNPGTRTDNAVKVRRLP; encoded by the coding sequence ATGCCCGAAGAACCCGACCGCACCACGCACGCCGCACACACCGGACCCGCCGGAAACACCCCCGACCCCGCCGCCGAGGGTGGTGAGGAGTACTGGGACTCCCGCTACCGCGAGAGCGACCGGGTGTGGAGCGGCAACCCCAACGCCGTCCTGGTCCGGGAGACCGGGGGACTCACCCCCGGCCGCGCCCTGGACCTCGGCTGCGGCGAGGGCGCCGACGCGGTGTGGCTGGCCCGGCAGGGCTGGCGGGTCACCGCGACCGACATCTCCGGCGTCGCGCTGGAACGGGCGGAGGCCCACGCGAAGGAGGCCGGGGTCGGCGACCGGGTCGACTGGCAGCGCCACGACTTCGCGGTCTCGTTCCCGGACGGGGAGTTCGACCTCGTCTCCGCCTGCTTCCTGCACTCCTACGGGGACTTCCCGCGCGAGCGGATCCTGCGCAGGGCCGCCGCGGCCGTCGCCCCGGGCGGCATCCTGCTGATCGCCGGCCACGCGGGCTGGCCGGCCTGGCACGAGCACCCAGACCACCGCGTGCACTTCCCGGCCCCGGACGAGGTGGTGGCTTCGCTGGAGCTGCCGCAGGGCGAGTGGGAGGTGCTGCTCGCGGCGGAACACGAGCGCGTCCAGACCCGCCCCGACGGCAACCCCGGCACGCGCACCGACAACGCGGTCAAGGTCCGGCGACTGCCGTAG
- a CDS encoding GNAT family N-acetyltransferase: MATQTILISLEQYYDAVPRGGGARAEDFGPLTLFVQEGDGWAYYARPTLGGAEASVADVERVLARQRELEVPEAFEWVAENNPSLRASVEAAGLHVHAHPLMVLDTAEPLPPQPGAAHVLGADDPRLAAALTVPMLAFAARGTEVGEAGPAELAAATADPAVEVRRASIAAMIASGRTVMAAAERDGVVLCSGQYNPVGDVAEIVGVGTLPAARRQGLALAVTAALVTEALARGVRTVFLSAGDEDVARIYGRAGFRRVATALIAEPPAADGA; the protein is encoded by the coding sequence ATGGCCACTCAAACGATCTTGATTTCGCTGGAGCAGTATTACGACGCCGTGCCGCGCGGGGGCGGCGCCCGCGCGGAGGACTTCGGGCCGCTGACGCTCTTCGTGCAGGAGGGCGACGGCTGGGCGTACTACGCGCGGCCCACGCTCGGCGGCGCCGAGGCCTCGGTCGCGGACGTCGAGCGGGTCCTGGCCCGCCAGCGGGAGCTCGAAGTGCCCGAGGCATTCGAATGGGTGGCCGAAAACAACCCCTCCCTGCGCGCGTCGGTGGAGGCCGCGGGGCTCCACGTCCACGCCCACCCGCTCATGGTGCTGGACACGGCCGAACCGCTCCCGCCGCAGCCCGGGGCCGCCCACGTGCTCGGCGCCGACGACCCCCGGCTGGCGGCGGCCCTGACGGTGCCGATGCTCGCCTTCGCGGCCCGGGGGACGGAAGTGGGCGAGGCCGGCCCGGCGGAACTCGCCGCGGCGACCGCGGATCCGGCGGTGGAGGTACGCCGCGCCTCGATCGCGGCGATGATCGCGTCGGGCCGCACCGTGATGGCCGCCGCCGAGCGGGACGGGGTGGTGCTGTGCTCGGGCCAGTACAACCCGGTCGGCGACGTGGCCGAGATCGTCGGCGTCGGCACCCTCCCGGCGGCCCGCCGCCAGGGGCTGGCCCTCGCGGTGACGGCGGCGCTGGTCACGGAGGCGCTCGCGCGGGGCGTCCGTACGGTGTTCCTGTCCGCGGGCGACGAGGACGTGGCCCGGATCTACGGGCGGGCCGGCTTCCGCCGGGTCGCAACGGCACTGATCGCGGAACCCCCGGCGGCGGACGGCGCCTGA
- a CDS encoding protealysin inhibitor emfourin produces the protein MRILVVRTGGFAGIERRVEVDTSGRPDENEWRALALLALRPGPPGHGADRVRDGFSYRITVDGRTVSCAEPYLSEAQRSLIMRVLKEGA, from the coding sequence ATGCGGATTCTGGTGGTACGGACGGGCGGCTTCGCGGGCATCGAGCGCCGGGTCGAGGTGGACACCTCGGGCCGGCCGGACGAGAACGAGTGGCGGGCTCTGGCGCTGCTGGCGCTGCGGCCCGGTCCGCCGGGGCACGGGGCGGACCGGGTGCGGGACGGGTTCTCGTACCGGATCACGGTGGACGGCAGGACCGTGTCCTGCGCCGAGCCGTACCTGTCGGAGGCCCAGCGGAGCCTGATCATGCGCGTGCTCAAGGAGGGCGCGTAG
- a CDS encoding M4 family metallopeptidase → MDATLRPSLPVFCTVVPPHLLDRIARSGHARRADTAQRTLEHDAALRTRRRITTVRGIAPPLAAPVSDEPQRTVYDAGHRTRLPGTKVRGEGGEATGDASVNRAYAGLGATYDLFLKGFGRHSIDDAGLPLDASVHYGEDYDNAFWDGRQMVFGDGDGDLFLDFTVSVDVIGHELTHGVTQYTANLEYRGQSGALNESMSDVFGSLIKQYSLGQTADQADWLIGAGLLGPAVTGVALRSMKAPGTAYDDDELGKDPQPATMDGYVTTHSDNGGVHINSGIPNHAFYIVASELGGKAWERAGRIWYDTLTGGALASDADFADFARLSTAAAVARYGEGGAEHQAMQKAWSAVGLG, encoded by the coding sequence CCTCGACCGGATCGCCCGCTCCGGGCACGCCCGCCGCGCCGACACCGCCCAGCGGACCCTGGAACACGACGCCGCCCTGCGCACCCGCCGCCGGATCACCACCGTCCGGGGCATCGCCCCGCCGCTCGCCGCACCCGTCTCCGACGAGCCGCAGCGGACGGTCTACGACGCCGGGCACCGCACCCGGCTGCCGGGCACGAAGGTGCGCGGCGAGGGCGGGGAGGCGACCGGCGACGCCAGCGTCAACCGCGCGTACGCGGGGCTGGGAGCCACGTACGACCTGTTCCTCAAGGGGTTCGGGCGCCACTCCATCGACGACGCCGGCCTGCCGCTGGACGCGAGCGTCCACTACGGCGAGGACTACGACAACGCCTTCTGGGACGGCCGCCAGATGGTCTTCGGCGACGGGGACGGCGACCTCTTCCTCGACTTCACGGTGTCCGTGGACGTGATCGGGCACGAGCTGACCCACGGCGTCACCCAGTACACGGCCAACCTCGAATACCGGGGCCAGTCGGGCGCGCTGAACGAGTCGATGTCGGACGTGTTCGGCTCCCTGATCAAGCAGTACTCGCTGGGGCAGACGGCCGACCAGGCGGACTGGCTGATCGGCGCCGGCCTGCTCGGACCGGCCGTCACCGGGGTGGCGCTGCGCTCGATGAAGGCGCCGGGGACGGCGTACGACGACGACGAGCTCGGCAAGGACCCGCAGCCCGCGACGATGGACGGCTACGTCACCACGCACAGCGACAACGGCGGCGTACACATCAACTCCGGCATTCCCAACCACGCGTTCTACATCGTGGCGAGCGAGCTGGGCGGCAAGGCCTGGGAGCGGGCCGGGCGGATCTGGTACGACACGCTGACCGGCGGCGCACTGGCCTCCGACGCCGACTTCGCCGACTTCGCCCGGCTCTCCACGGCGGCGGCCGTCGCCCGGTACGGGGAAGGCGGCGCGGAACACCAGGCGATGCAGAAGGCGTGGTCGGCGGTCGGCCTGGGGTAA